The sequence below is a genomic window from Terriglobia bacterium.
CAAGCAGAACGGTCAGGAAGGCCATGAGAAGCACTGTTTTAGTTGTGTTCATTTGAATCTCCTAAACTGCGTGCCAGCAATTCCACCGGGTGAAGAACTTCGAGCTTCATTCCGCATTTCTTCGCACCATACCTGAACTGAAACATGCAGCCGGGATTACCCGTGGCGAGGATATCGACGCCGGCCTTCTGAATCTTTTCCATTTTGCGGTCGAGAATCTCCATCGATAGCTCGTTTTGCGTGATGTTATAAATTCCTGCACTGCCGCAACACTGATCCGCACCTTCCACTTCCACAAAGTGTATGCCTGGAATCGCTTTTAGCAACGTTCGCGGCTCATTTTTTACCCCTTGTCCATGAATGAGATGGCAAGGATCGTCGTATCCCACTCGGCGCTCCAACGGAACCTTTAGACGCTCGAAAATCCGCGTGGACACCAGGAACTCTGCGATGTCTTTTACTTTAGAGGAGAAGGCTTCGGCGCCATCGACGAGCAGCGGGTACTCCTTCAACATCGCGCCGCAGCCCGCCGCATTAATAATGATGGCATCCAGCTGGCTCACGTCGAACGCCGCGATATTGGTCCGGGCCATGTGACCGGCCGTTTCGCGCAGCCCGGCATGGTTCGCAAGCGCGCCGCAGCAGATCTGTTCACCGGGAACGATGACGTCGTAACCCGCGGCGGTAAGCAGCCGGATCGAGGACTTGTTGATCGAGCCCATCATGGAGTTCATCACGCATCCCGTAAAGAATGCGACCGTGCCCTCTTTCTTTCCTTCAGCGCGATACCTGCTGCCGGCCGGAACACCGCTTTCGAGGCCGATCTCGGGCATGAGGGCTTCGGCTGCGGCCAGCTTCGGCGCGATTGCCTTCAAGAGCCCCGTGCTCCGGACGAGATCCTGTATTCCGGTCACCCGGTAGAGCTGCAACATGCGCGAGGCAAGATGGAACCGCCACGGATAAGGAAAAACGTGATTCAACATCAGGCGCGCGATCCAATGCGCCGGACGGTCTTCGACGATCTTGCCGCGCATTTCTTCCATCATGTGGCCGAAGTGGACGCCGGAAGGGCACGCCGTCTCGCACGCGCGGCAATCCAGACAGCGGAACATATGCTCGACGAAAGAGTCCGTGATTTTGGCGCGGCCC
It includes:
- a CDS encoding (Fe-S)-binding protein, giving the protein MTETQKPPLYLDCIHCGLCLSSCPTYRVLGSEMDSPRGRIYLMRAFDEGRAKITDSFVEHMFRCLDCRACETACPSGVHFGHMMEEMRGKIVEDRPAHWIARLMLNHVFPYPWRFHLASRMLQLYRVTGIQDLVRSTGLLKAIAPKLAAAEALMPEIGLESGVPAGSRYRAEGKKEGTVAFFTGCVMNSMMGSINKSSIRLLTAAGYDVIVPGEQICCGALANHAGLRETAGHMARTNIAAFDVSQLDAIIINAAGCGAMLKEYPLLVDGAEAFSSKVKDIAEFLVSTRIFERLKVPLERRVGYDDPCHLIHGQGVKNEPRTLLKAIPGIHFVEVEGADQCCGSAGIYNITQNELSMEILDRKMEKIQKAGVDILATGNPGCMFQFRYGAKKCGMKLEVLHPVELLARSLGDSNEHN